The Lycium ferocissimum isolate CSIRO_LF1 chromosome 10, AGI_CSIRO_Lferr_CH_V1, whole genome shotgun sequence genome window below encodes:
- the LOC132032401 gene encoding LOW QUALITY PROTEIN: uncharacterized protein LOC132032401 (The sequence of the model RefSeq protein was modified relative to this genomic sequence to represent the inferred CDS: inserted 2 bases in 1 codon): MATSEILQTEQDLLMMSSLFDDPKGQNVKSRGLAIEKKIEFLESLAGKVSNRRSRRWLNDRLLMELVPRLNAEEIRGLFAPPPFGDDVPISVFCMTNVGEWDKFRNIDMDKEATIMDALEGKTSKRKSCVDNDKVAVLTAWHRVDCRTREALRRNFLPELVNNYEQCVRAFVKESERGVLVQRVQDPFQRLLLHGVCEVDAFTDTAFKGNPAAVCLLEEDKDDKWLQSVVAEFNVPATCFLTPIAESQFSLRWFTPVDEVDLCGHASLAAGHFLFTYDLVKTNTVEFSTRSGILTAKRLSEAKASNSQDDWPTGYSIELDFPVVQVAESNFTDVPAFSKSFNGASVVEINETSMGDHFILLPSGEAXVECQPQFDQIQNCPGIGMIITGPAPRGSGFDFYSRFFYPKLGVNEDSVCGSAHCALAPYWRKKLGKCDFVALAASPRGGVVNLHLDEEKLRVFLRGKVVAVMEGSILV; this comes from the exons ATGGCAACTTCTGAGATTTTGCAGACAGAACAAGATCTTCTTATGATGTCTTCCCTTTTTGATGATCCCAAAG GACAAAATGTGAAGTCCCGAGGGTTAGCTATCGAGAAAAAGATCGAGTTTCTTGAAAGCTTGGCTGGAAAA GTCAGCAACAGAAGATCTCGCAGATGGTTGAACGATCGTCTTTTAATGGAACTTGTTCCTCGTTTAAATGCAGAAGAAATTAGGGGCTTGTTTGCCCCACCACCTTTTG GTGATGATGTGCCAATCTCAGTATTTTGCATGACAAATGTGGGGGAGTGGGACAAGTTCAGGAATATAGACATGGATAAAGAG GCTACCATAATGGATGCTCTTGAAGGCAAAACATCGAAGCGAAAGAGTTGCGTGGATAATGATAAGGTTGCAGTGCTGACTGCATGGCATAGAGTGGATTGTCGAACAAGAGAAGCACTTCGGCGCAACTTTCTCCCTGAATTGGTCAACAACTATGAG CAATGTGTACGAGCATTTGTGAAGGAGAGTGAACGAGGTGTGCTGGTGCAACGTGTTCAAGACCCCTTCCAGCGGTTATTGCTGCATGGTGTTTGTGAG GTGGATGCTTTTACTGACACAGCATTCAAAGGAAACCCGGCAGCTGTTTGCTTACTAGAGGAAGACAAAGATGATAAGTGGTTACAATCTGTTGTAGCGGAGTTCAACGTCCCTGCAACTTGTTTTCTCACACCGATAGCCGAATCTCAGTTTAGCCTTCGTTGGTTCACTCCAGTTGATGAG GTGGATCTATGCGGGCATGCATCGCTAGCGGCTGGACACTTCCTATTTACCTATGACCTGGTTAAAACTAATACTGTTGAGTTTTCAACCAGATCAGGAATTTTAACTGCCAAAAGACTATCAGAAGCCAAAGCTTCAAATTCTCAGGACGATTGGCCAACAGGTTACtcaattgaattagattttccCGTTGTCCAAGTAGCCGAGTCTAATTTTACTGATGTTCCTGCATTTTCGAAAAGCTTCAATGGTGCATCTGTGGTTGAGATCAATGAGACATCGATGGGTGATCATTTT ATTTTGCTCCCATCTGGGGAGGC GGTCGAATGCCAACCTCAGTTTGATCAAATACAAAATTGCCCTGGCATAGGAATGATCATAACTGGACCTGCTCCACGGGGTTCTGGTTTTGATTTCTATAGCCGTTTCTTCTACCCAAAGTTGGGAGTCAATGAG GATTCTGTTTGTGGAAGTGCTCATTGTGCCTTGGCTCCTTATTGGCGTAAAAAGCTTGGCAAATGTGACTTTGTCGCTTTAGCG GCCTCACCTAGAGGTGGCGTCGTGAACTTGCATCTCGACGAGGAGAAGCTGAGGGTGTTTCTGAGAGGGAAAGTTGTCGCTGTCATGGAAGGTTCTATTCTAGTTTAA